The genomic stretch ATTCATTTGACGATTTGTAAGCGCCATTTGGAACTCGTAATCAAAATCAGAAACAGCTCTTAATCCTCTGATAATAGCTTCAAACCCTTTATGCTTTGCATAATCGACAAGCAAACCATCAAAATAATCAACCTTTACCTTTTTTATATCTTTTGCGGCCTCTTTTAACATTTGAAGTCTTTCTTCCAATGAAAAATAGGCATTTTTATCAGGATTGGAAATCACAGCGACACATACCTCATCAAAAATCTCTGCCGCCCTTTTTATGATATCAAGATGCCCATTGGTTATAGGATCAAAACTTCCCGGATATACCGCTTTTTTCATCAAAACTCCCTTT from candidate division WOR-1 bacterium RIFOXYB2_FULL_36_35 encodes the following:
- a CDS encoding pantetheine-phosphate adenylyltransferase, whose product is MKKAVYPGSFDPITNGHLDIIKRAAEIFDEVCVAVISNPDKNAYFSLEERLQMLKEAAKDIKKVKVDYFDGLLVDYAKHKGFEAIIRGLRAVSDFDYEFQMALTNRQMNPKIETVFLMTDYKYSYLSSSIVKQIAHFGGDVHNLVPENVAERLKKS